One window from the genome of Cryptococcus tetragattii IND107 chromosome 2, whole genome shotgun sequence encodes:
- a CDS encoding polynucleotide kinase 3'-phosphatase, translating to MSPQKRASDGPEPPAKRTHPFFTGGTPKEHGKFHASDPALIHFTHLDPFESLPKNPSESIDPSDPTSSPKRIPVAFYDLDGTLVKTRSGNDFPKSRDDWMWWHPFVPEKLKQEWEAGTHLVVISNQGSKKPKIKSEWRAKLPLIAAKMPNNVPLRILAATEQNNVYRKPNIGMFQAITELYRTRGLEIDMEKSIFVGDAAGRSAQGSRKKDHGNTDYKFAINVGLRFVTPEEYFLGHPRPSFPEPPIGFRPRDLGSLNALPHIVPSHTPITRKADQEVEIVIFVGYPASGKSSFFRKHFQPVGYVHINQDILRTRQKCLNVAEEAVKGGKSVVIDNTNRNRETRAYWVSLASKLNVPIRLFHFLCPPELAKHNNLYRAYYPPPDEPTRELLPYIAFAGFETAFEEPKTEEGFDEIRTVNFHWQGTEEQRKKWDMYIE from the exons ATGTCCCCTCAGAAAAGAGCATCAGATGGGCCAGAGCCACCAGCAAAGAGGA cccatcccttcttcacagGCGGCACGCCAAAAGAACATGGCAAATTCCACGCTTCCGACCCTGCTCTCATCCACTTTACTCATCTCGATCCTTTCGAATCTTTACCAAAGAACCCTTCCGAATCCATCGATCCTTCCGATCCGACATCTTCCCCAAAAAGGATCCCTGTAGCATTTTATGACCTCGACGGTACATTGGTCAAGACACGGTCAGGAAACGATTTCCCCAAAAGTCGAGATGATTGGATGTGGTGGCACCCTTTTGTCCCCGAAAAGCTAAAGCAAGAATGGGAAGCTGGGACGCATTTGGTCGTGATTTCGAATCAAGGGAGTAAGAAACCTAAAATCAAGAGTGAATGGCGGGCCAAGTTGCCTTTGATTGCAGCCAAG atgccGAACAATGTCCCATTGCGCATCTTAGCCGCGACAGAACAAAACAATGTCTACCGAAAACCCAACATTGGCATGTTCCAAGCCATCACCGAACTCTATCGCACCCGTGGCCTGGAGATTGATATGGAGAAATCCATCTTTGTTGGGGATGCTGCCGGTAGATCTGCCCAAGGGTCACGGAAGAAAGACCACGGCAATACTGATTACAAGTTTGCTATCAATGTTGGACTGAGATTCGTCACACCGGAG GAATATTTCCTAGgtcatcctcgtccttcttttcccgAGCCTCCTATCGGCTTCCGGCCACGCGACTTAGGCAGTCTCAACGCTC TTCCACACATCGTCCCATCGCACACTCCTATCACTCGCAAGGCTGACCAGGAGGTAGAAATTGTCATCTTTGTGGGGTACCCGGCATCCGGCaaatcatccttcttccgcaAGCATTTCCAGCCCGTGGGTTACGTCCACATCAACCAAGATATCTTGCGGACAAGACAAAAATGTTTGAATGTGGCAGAAGAGGCGGTGAAGGGCGGAAAATCTGTTGTTATCG ATAACACGAACCGGAATCGAGAAACACGAGCCTATTGGGTATCCCTCGCCTCCAAGCTCAACGTCCCTATACG ATTATTTCACTTTCTCTGCCCTCCTGAATTGGCGAAACATAACAACCTTTACCGCGCGTACTATCCTCCCCCTGACGAACCTACCCGAGAGTTACTGCCATACATCGCCTTTGCCGGGTTTGAGACCGCATTTGAGGAGCCAAagacggaagaagggtttgaTGAAATTAGGACGGTGAATTTTCATTGGCAAGGAACGGAGgaacagaggaagaagtgggaTATGTATATTGAATAA